In Pseudoalteromonas sp. '520P1 No. 423', the sequence TTTAAAGCCTTCTTGTTTATTGTCTAACTGGTACAAAGGTTTGTGATCTTGATAAACAGCATTTAGGTTTTTGATCAACTGTTGCATGCCTTTATGTGGTTCAAACTCTAATAAATGCCAATCAAGGGATGAGTCATGATCCCATTCATTGTATTGAGCAAACTCTCCGCCCATAAATAATAATTTTTTACCTGGATGTGCCCACATAAATGCATAATATGCACGTAAATTGGCAAACTTCTGCCAATCATCTCCGGGCATTTTATTAATTAAAGAACCTTTACCATGTACCACTTCATCATGTGAAAGCGGCAAGATATAGTTTTCACTAAATGCATAGATGAGAGAAAAAGTCATTTCATTATGATGATGTGCGCGATAGATAGGATCTTTTGACATATAGTTGAGACTGTCATTCATCCAGCCCATATTCCACTTATAACCAAAGCCTAAACCACCATGTTCAACAAACTGTGTGACACCAGGCCATGCTGTAGACTCTTCTGCTGCCATCATGATCCCTGGATAGTTGCCATAACATCTTTGGTTAACTTGTTTTAATAATTCAATGGCTTCTAGGTTTTCACGACCGCCATATTGATTCGGGATCCATTCTCCTGACTCTCTGCTGTAATCTAGATAAAGCATAGAAGCGACAGCATCAACCCTTAAACCATCAATTGCAAAGTTATCAAACCAAAACATTGCATTAGAAATTAAAAAGCTCTGTATTTCAGCTCGACCATAATTATAGATATGGGTATTCCAATCAGGATGGAATCCTTGACGTTTATCTGCATGTTCAAATAGGTGAGAGCCATCGAATTTAGCTAAACCGTGGGGATCAGAAGGAAAATGTCCGGGTACCCAATCTATTAATAATCCAATATTATGTTCGTGACAGGCATCAACTAAATTTTGAAAATCAGCAACACTGCCAAAACGACTTGTAGGTGCATACATGCCAACTGGCTGGTATCCCCACGAACCATCAAATGGAAATTCACTAATTGGCATTAACTGAATATGAGTAAATCCAAGAGATTTTACATAAGGCACCAGTTTTTCTGATAATTGCTGGTAGCTAAGGTAGCCCTTTAAACCCTGTTCAAGTTTTTGAGTATCATGTTGCCAAGAACCAGCGTGTACTTCGTATATGCTAATTGGTTTATCAACTGCATTACGTAATTCTCTGGCATATTGCAGATCATTAATGTCTTTGGGAGTTTTATTGCAACCAGTTAATGCTTGTTGTTCAGGCACTACAGATGCGGTGTCTGAAGGTATTTGCATTGAAAATGCAAAAGGGTCAGATTTTTCTAATCTATCGCCTTGTGCAGTTACAATACTAAATTTATAGCTTTGTCCTTCACTAATATCAGGAATAAAAATTTCCCAAACTCCGCATGCTGGATGTTTTCTCATTAGGTGACGCTTATTATTCCAATGGTTAAAATCACCAATTAAACTGACACTTTTTGCATTGGGTGCCCATAAAGTAAACCTAACACCAATTTGTTGTTCTAGTGTTTGCCAATGCGCACCTAAGTGTTGATATGCCTGTTCTAATGTGCCTTCATTAAATAAATACATGGCATTTAAATCTAATGTAGATTCAAATGTATAAACATCAGAATGTATTTCATTAGACAATGGATAATTAATATTGAGTTTATAATGCTGACTAAAAAGAGATTTATTTAAAATCAAAGTAAATAAGTCTGTATTTTTATATCTGCTATAAGCTGATTTGCATTTACTAGTCTCATAAAAAACTTTAGTTGCACCTGGTATGTAACACCTAAGTACATATTGATCTTCATTAAACTTGTGTACGCCTAAAAACGAAAAAGGATCACTAAATACCCCTAAGTTTAAAGCAGATACTTGTGTATCATAATCAGGTTTATATACCTGAGATGTTATTAACATTGCTTCACTCATAGTGCTTCCTTGCCTGATTTAATTGCTTAAAAAACGTATTTTCTGAAAATAACTTTTCTGGTTTATTGTGTAAGCGCCTTCGCCAATTAGGGTATTCTTTATCTGTTCCAGGAATATTTACGGGCAACTCGTTATCATCCAAATCATCAAGCTGCACTGTGAGTAACTTCACTTTAGTGCGTGCTAAAATGATTAGTAAGCTGAGATAAATGTGTTGATGTGATGAATCTAACGTTAATTCTTTAACGTCAGATTGGCTTTTATATTGATTTAACCAATTAAGTAGTTTGGTTTTTTCAGATTGCCGTTGTGCTAGTGCCTCAAGGCATTTATCTGCACTGGAATATAAATTTAATGAATGGCGTAAATTTATATCACTTTTTTGCCACCAAGCTTTAAATGTTGGTACATCGTGATTAGCAACCATAAGCATGGCATGAGGCTCAAATTCATCTGGAGCGATGAATTCTCCTATATGATTCTTTTCAAAATAAAATAGTAAATTTGAATAGATATTAGATGATTTCAATGCTGATTTAATTTCATCTGGTACGATACCTAAGTCTTCGCCAATCACTTCACATTGGTTTAAGTGAGATTCAAGTTTGAGTAAGGCTAACATCTGCTCAAATGGATAATAAACGTAACACCCTTTGTTTTGCTCTGAGTTATCTAAAATGCACCACCAGAGTCTTAATAATGCCATAACATGATCAATTCTAAGTGCGCCACAGCTTTTCATATTCGATTGTAATAGCTTGATGTAATGGCTATAACCTGACTGTTTTAATTTAATCGGTTCTATGGGTGGTAGACCCCAGTTTTGTCCTTCATTAGACCAAGGATCTGGTGGTGCGCCTATACTGGCATTTTTGATGAAAATGGTTTCATTTTGTTTGAACTCATTACCGTCTTGAGCACAGCCTACTGCTAGATCGCGTATTAAACCTAAACTCATATTACTTTGTTTACTCAATTGTTGGCACTGCTCAAATTGAATATTGGCTTGCCATTGTAAATAAGCAATAAACTCTGGATCTTTATAACTCGCTTTTAAGTTTTCTTGAGCACATACCCAATCACAATAGCTGTTAATGTCAGTATCATTTTTAAAATTGATGAATTGTTTGTAATAATGCGATTTAATTAATTTATGCTGTTCTAAAAAATACTGAAACAAGATGTAATAAATTTGATACTTTAAGGAAAATACCAATTCATAATCTATGTAACTTTCACTTTTTTGCTGCTTCAGCTGAGTTGATAATAAATCAGATTTAACTAATGCTTGTGCATCAGCACAATTATTAAAGTCTTTAATATCTTGAATATGTATATATAAAGGGTTAATGCATAATCTATCACTCGGACTATATGGACTTGCCCGATTAGGTTCATGATCAAATAATGCGTGTAATGGATTTAATAAAATATAGTCAGCACCGCGTTGTGATGAATGCTGAATTACACTTTTCAAATCTTTAAAATCACCTATCCCATAATTATCATCACCAATAAGGCTATATAATTGCAGGGATACACCCCATGCTTGGTTACAGTCATTCAAATAAGCTTTATTTGGATAAACGATTAATTTACCACTGTTGTGGGTATCGTTTATTGATATTTCAATTTGATAGTACCCAATTGAAATGTCTTCAATTTTGACTGCGAATTCACGGAACACTTGATCATTATATTGATAATTACCAATTTCTTTTAACTGCGATATATCAATACTATTTGAATTCACTAAATGTGCGTTTTTATAAATTTTCCAACAAATTTTAGATTTAACTTGAGCAGCATTAGCACGTACTTTCAAAATAAAATCTGAATTAGAAACAAAGCTTGTTTGACCTATAATATCGAACCATGGGGCGACATCTAATTGAAAATTAGCCAGATTGACGGCATCTAAATCCTCTAGGTCATATCCACATACTGATAAAACACTGCGTCTTACATCATCACTAATTGTGATTTGATCACCGTTATAACTGGTATATTGATTGCCAATACCTTGTAAATATAATAATTGTGTTATTGGTTGCATAAGGCTATATTCGCCTTAAACTTGATAGGTATTTACAACACTATTATCACTACCAAAGCTATTTTGAATATAAGCATCTGCGTGATTGTCATTTTCCCATTTATCTTCATTAATTAAGTAACGAAAATGAAAGTCTTTGTCTCTAGGTAGTCTTACTCGCGTGCGGTAAACTTTATCTTTCTTAATGAACTTCATATCAATAGGTTGCCAGTCATTAAATTCAGCAACGAGTTGTACTTTCTTAACATCTGATACATTAAATTCAAATGTTACTTCTGCTTCTTGTTTGGTTTTAAAAAATCTTTTAATTAACATATTGGCTCCTAACAGTTCTAAACCGAAAAAATTCCTTGCCGAACATTACTAAAACGAGTGTTTTAACAGTGTTCTGAATGATGTTACTTAAGCTCATTAAAGTTAAACATATGAATATTTAGATTTTATGACAGTGTGTGTAAGAGAACACTGCACCACAATAAAACAAAATGTTATGGCTTTGATTAAGAAAACTTAGTGTAGTAGATAGAGCAATAAATAAACCATTTTTGATTGATATTTAATATAAATTAAAATATTAACTTTTCAAATGATAATAGATCTTATTTAGATGAGTAATTTTCAATTTGTTTCTATAAAAGGGATTTTAAATCAGTGAATTGAATTTAGTTCATATAAAACATAGTGCTAGAGCTCTATATGAATTTTTTGTTTGCACTAAAACTGTGCAAACAAATGCCTTATTGGTGCTTATAATCAAAGTTAATATATTACTGCTGGAATTTTTCTAGTAGTTGCCATAAGGAATGTACTTCATGTGTTGGTGTGATCCCTTCTGGCCTGGCTTGTTTGTCTATATTTAACCAACAGGTATCTATACCTGCATTTATACCACCTAAAATATCTGAATGGGGATTATCCCCTACCATTAAAATATCACTTTTATTAGGCTCTCCCATGGTTCTAAAGGCATATTCAAAAATACCAATATCTGGTTTTGCAACACCAACTTGCTCAGAGATCACTAAAGTCGAAAAAACATCTTTAAAGCCTGTCTTTTCTAGTCTCACAGTTTGTAATTGAGTAAAGCCATTAGTAATGATCCCCATTTTAACTTTTGTTGATAAATAATGAATCAGCTCTTTAGCACCATCAAGTGGTTTACAGATTTGTGCCATTGCATGTAAAAATTCGCTATTAAGCGTTTGAGTAGATACCGACAGTTTGTTCGACCAATCATTAAATCGGTTATGTTGTAATTGTTGTGCTGTAATATCACCATTTTGATATTCAACCCAAAGTGGCTGATTGACTCTTTGATAGATTTCAAAATCATCAATGGAAAATTCAATATCAAACTTTTCAAACATTAACTTTAAGCCTTGATATGCATCAAAATGAAATAACGTTTCATCAGCATCAAATAATACCCATTTATAATTCATTGCTCACTCCTGTTCCATGATATAAGTCTGCATTTATAAAGGGAGATAATGCTAAAATGAGTGCTTGAGTATAAATGCTTTCACGGGTGGCATTATTATGTGTTAATAAACCAATCGCCCCACCTTTTTGTTTAATATTGGTTGTTTTAAATAAATCATCCATCACATTTCCTAATTCTTCACCTGATTTTAATGATTCGTAAACACATTGCGGTAAAGGCAAACTGGCACTTCTGCCGACAGATTGCTGTTGATTATTAATAATTGAAAAGTACGCGCAGGTGATTGGACCGTCTTCGGTTAAATCAACACCGCCCTCTAGAGCAACATAAAAATCGGCATTATTAGATCCATTTTTACAAAATAGTGCTCGGTTTATCGCTCCAAGGCGTGTTTCGCTTGCTGTCATAGGTTGTTCAGAAACACCGGATGGCGCATGTATGCCTTTACAAATAATTTGGTTGTTAGCAAAAATATTAGAAAATGCATTTTTTACTGCATTGATTTTAACAGGGTTAAGTGAACCTACGAGGATTCTGATAACTTCTTTTGACATATTTTTAAACATTGTTCAGGTTATTTCTGCATAGTAACACAGCTTAACTTTGTCCTTTAAATTTCAAATGTAAACAATTTTTAAATTTAATATCGACCCCTTTTAAACTACTGAAATTTTATTATTTATAAATAAGTTGATCTAACACAATTTTTGAGCAATTAACTGACTGGCGATTTCATACAAACTATATATTGTGCTTTCATATAAAAATAAACACAATATATGGTAATTATAATGTTTAATTGCGTTGAACCACAAGTTGTATTTCAAGAAGTACCTAATGAAGTCTCTTTGGCATTTTTAGTTACTGGTTGTCCTTTTGCGTGTGATGGGTGTCATAGCCAAGACAGCTGGACTGCTACCTCGGGTGTTGAATTAGATGCAAAAACTTTTTCAAATTACTTATCTCAATACAAAAATCTCATTACCTGTGTTGTTTTCTTCGGAGGTGAGCGGCAAGCCCATAAACTTATCGCACATTTAAAGTTAAAGCAAAATCAATAATTTAAAACTTTCTTATACACAGGGGGCTGAGAAAGTCAGTAAAAGCATCATAGCGCATTTAGATTTTTTAAAAACTTGCTATGAATGTGGCTCCGAAGATATAGATTATGGTACCCGTGTAATAGGTTATTTAAAACGTATATCTGCTTTTAGCCAAGGTCGACGTGAAGAGCATAGTCGACGTCATTATCATATTCGTTAATACTATTTGTAATGAGCGGGACTTAAATTAAAAAATAGGGAGAAAATCGCATGATTTTCCCCCTATACAAAATGATTATTTACATTTAAATTTAGACAGTTAAAGCATTAATTTAGCCATTCTTGCAAAATAAGTTTATCAACTAAACCACTGCGACCTTGGCTTTGCCCTTTCTTATTAAAAAAATAGCTGCGAGGTAATTCGCCATACCACGTTGGATCAACAATATATCTACTTTGCATTGCTTGTTCATCAGCAAAGTGCAACAAAGCTAAAGTATTTAATTCATATTCATTGATAATCTTATCAATTTCTTGCTTTATTTCATCATCTGAATCTGTGTTAATTAAAACAACTTTAAGATCTGAGTTAACTTTTAGCATTTGAGAAATTATTTTGAGCTCTTTAAAGCAAGGTGGGCATTCTAAAGACCAAAATACTGCAATCCAATTTTCATTTAGGTTTTGCTTTTTTACATCATGCCAAACTTGCTTATTAAATTGTGTACTTTTTGCTGCACTTTCCAAGGCTGTAAAACCCAATAAAATACATACTAAGATATGAGTTAACATTTTTAATAATCTCATAGTTTAGTTGTCCAATGGGCTGTTTTTGGTTTATGCCAAGATACATGATTAGAACCGTTTTTAGATTTGAATAAAAATGGCCTATCTGCGCCGGTACTTGAAGTTGTAAGCAAAGTTGGAGCTTGAAATGAGTGGCCATTATCAAGAGATTGTTTATGCCATAGTTCATGTTTTACGCCATTAAACTCAAGCCATACGATATCGACCTGTTTATCATTAGAAATAATATTTGGGTGTACCGCTTGTTTACTAAGCTCCCCCACAGGTATAGGTTTTGATATCTTTTTACCTAAGGTATCGGTATAACCGTAAAAAACTCCCTTCCCTTTACTGCCTTGGTTAAACCAAGTTAAGTGTAATCTACTAGCTGTTTTTGAAATACCCGCACCTTGATGAGGACAACCATTGATAAACCATTCGTCTTCAGTAACTCTGTGACGACTGATAATTTCATTGCTGTTTAGATCGTAATTAATTAATGAAAAGTCTCTAATATTGTCGCCAAATATATCCCGATACATAATAGAAACTTGATTTTTATCGGTTTCTACTAAGGTTAATCGGCAACAAACACAGGTACCTTGCGCCAGCTTAATATTTGAAAATGTGACTCTGAGATCATTTTCAAAATTAGCTTGTGCTAAGTAAATCGATGATCCATTAAACTGATGCCCTGCTTTTTTTGCTTTATATTTATCGCGTCCATCTAACCAAATTAAAACGAGTTTTTGATCTTGGGTAACGATCATTTCATTAAAACTATGGCCCGTTATTAAATTATCATTATTAACGGTAATGGGTTTAGCAAAAGATTGACCTCCATTTTGAGAGTAGCTAAACCTAATATCACCGGTATATTTTTTACTGCCAGGCTTTGACCATGATAAGTAGACATGACCAGTATTTGAAAAAGCGATTTTAGGGCGGTTTTCACCTCGAGCTGATATTTTTTCATTAATTGCTTTTATTTTAATTGCTTTACCAAAATGCTTACCTAGATCATGTGAAATAGCATAATACATTTGATTATTATTGGCCCAAACACGCCAGATATCGCCATTTGGATGAGTGGCTATTGTCACTGTTTTTGCACATGTCACATCCTGTGCTTGACAGGTTTTGAGCTTAGCTTGATCTGGTGAATCCATTACATGCTGATGTGCAGCTAAAGATGAACACCAAATAATAAATAATACTGATAATAAGAACTTCATAGTCATTACCACTGGTACTTCAAGCCAAAATAAGCTGTTCTTGGAGCTGCCGGTTGATAGCTTTCTTTACCATATCTCACTTGCGCTTCTTGCGCATAAAATTTATCTGTTAAGTTCAAAACTCTGGCATTTAAACTTAATTTATTGGTGACATCATAATTTAATTTTATGTTTGCGATAGTATAACCATCATAACTTTGCTCGTTTTCTTCATCCATCCAATACTCACCAATAGATTGCACTTCTACCATAGTTGATAGCCCAGATATTGCTTCAGGTAGATATCTTAACCTTAGGTTTGCTAAATATTCTGGAGCCATAACCATGCTGTTACCTGATAAATCTTTTTCAACTAATTCTCCGCGTTTGATACGGCCCTCATCTATGATGAATTCATCATATTCATGGTCGGCTTTACTATAAGCCATAGAGATGTTGAAATTTGTTGTCACCTGCCAATTAGCTGCGGCTTCAAATCCTTTATGTATTACTCGTCCTGCGTTGGTTAAAAATCTTTGACCGTTATCATCATATGCACGCACTATTGCATCATCTACATCCATATAAAATAACGCTAAATCAATAGATACATTCTCTAGATTATTTTTATAACCAAGCTCAAATGTATCAGATACTTCAGCTTCAATGCTTGATATATTATCAGCAGTATCACTTGATTTAATATGGTATAAACTACCGGCTGTTGGCAGTCTAAAACTATTTGCATATCGTAAATAAGTACTTGATTCATCGGTTAAATGGTAATTTAAACTGGCTTTAGGACTGAGGTGTTTAAAGCTATCGCTTCTATCTGCTATGCTTTGCAACCCATGACCTATATCACCTATCACTGACATATGATTATCAAAATCATACTTAGCGTAATCATAACGCGCACCTAAAGTGAGCTCTAATTTTTGATTCAATGACCTTTGATGCTGAAAATAAGGTGAAATGCCTGTATAGCGGGTTGTATCATCATAGAATATTTCACCTTTGAGAAAGGTATCTGCACCATAACCTGTTGTAGTGATATCTGTCGGTTGATTTGAAAATTGTTCGCCTTCTGTTAACTCTATATCGATCCCAAAAATAGAATTAGCATCATTGTCATGTTGCCAGTTTGCTAATGCTAATAAACCAAGCGAATTAACTTGGGATTCATTGTTTGGCATATTTGCATTCCAAGTTGCTGTGTAATCATTAGTTCTATGACGAATATAACCAATCGCAGAATAATAATTATCGCCTGAGTAAAAATCCCATTGTGTAGATAACTTTATATACTGACTTTTTCTAAGAGGATCATTTTCTAGTACTTGCTGTGGTAAACCTGAATCAGTAGGATTATTTTCAAATAAATCTTTAGACAAACCTGCAGCCATCTCTTGTTCTAAATCACTCATTACCACAGAGGTGGTTAATGATTGGGAATCATTGATGGTATATTCATGTCTAGCAGTAATTTCTGACCGTTGAGAGCTTGTATGATCACGCCAGCCTTGGTTTGATAAATGAGATGCCGATACTCTTATGCCATTATTATCATCCAAGTTTTGTGAGTGGCTAAGTGCCATTTTATTATATTCAGACTCTCCAAATGTCATAGATAAATCAGTTTCAGGCTTTTTACTAATTGGTTTAGAAAGTACATTTATTGTTGCTGCAACAGCCCCAGAGCCATATAAAGCAGTGCCGGCTCCTTTTAATACTTCTACACGAGCAGCATTTGAATTAAAGCTAGACCACCATAATGCGTTATGATTAAAAAAAGCAGCTGATTGAATTGGCACATTATCTTGTAAAAATAAGTAATAACCGCTGGTATTCATTGGCATTCTGATAGCAGTTTTATGACCCTGTCCGCCAGCAAGTTGGTCTATTAATACACCCGATACACTATTTAAAGATTCAGCAATATGCTGTCCGTTATCGATTTTAAGCTCATCAGAATTAATACTATGCACAGACATCGCTAAATCTGTGTC encodes:
- the nrdD gene encoding anaerobic ribonucleoside-triphosphate reductase → MAHLDFLKTCYECGSEDIDYGTRVIGYLKRISAFSQGRREEHSRRHYHIR
- the yjjG gene encoding pyrimidine 5'-nucleotidase, producing the protein MNYKWVLFDADETLFHFDAYQGLKLMFEKFDIEFSIDDFEIYQRVNQPLWVEYQNGDITAQQLQHNRFNDWSNKLSVSTQTLNSEFLHAMAQICKPLDGAKELIHYLSTKVKMGIITNGFTQLQTVRLEKTGFKDVFSTLVISEQVGVAKPDIGIFEYAFRTMGEPNKSDILMVGDNPHSDILGGINAGIDTCWLNIDKQARPEGITPTHEVHSLWQLLEKFQQ
- the yjjX gene encoding inosine/xanthosine triphosphatase produces the protein MSKEVIRILVGSLNPVKINAVKNAFSNIFANNQIICKGIHAPSGVSEQPMTASETRLGAINRALFCKNGSNNADFYVALEGGVDLTEDGPITCAYFSIINNQQQSVGRSASLPLPQCVYESLKSGEELGNVMDDLFKTTNIKQKGGAIGLLTHNNATRESIYTQALILALSPFINADLYHGTGVSNEL
- a CDS encoding redoxin domain-containing protein, which codes for MLTHILVCILLGFTALESAAKSTQFNKQVWHDVKKQNLNENWIAVFWSLECPPCFKELKIISQMLKVNSDLKVVLINTDSDDEIKQEIDKIINEYELNTLALLHFADEQAMQSRYIVDPTWYGELPRSYFFNKKGQSQGRSGLVDKLILQEWLN
- the malQ gene encoding 4-alpha-glucanotransferase; translated protein: MQPITQLLYLQGIGNQYTSYNGDQITISDDVRRSVLSVCGYDLEDLDAVNLANFQLDVAPWFDIIGQTSFVSNSDFILKVRANAAQVKSKICWKIYKNAHLVNSNSIDISQLKEIGNYQYNDQVFREFAVKIEDISIGYYQIEISINDTHNSGKLIVYPNKAYLNDCNQAWGVSLQLYSLIGDDNYGIGDFKDLKSVIQHSSQRGADYILLNPLHALFDHEPNRASPYSPSDRLCINPLYIHIQDIKDFNNCADAQALVKSDLLSTQLKQQKSESYIDYELVFSLKYQIYYILFQYFLEQHKLIKSHYYKQFINFKNDTDINSYCDWVCAQENLKASYKDPEFIAYLQWQANIQFEQCQQLSKQSNMSLGLIRDLAVGCAQDGNEFKQNETIFIKNASIGAPPDPWSNEGQNWGLPPIEPIKLKQSGYSHYIKLLQSNMKSCGALRIDHVMALLRLWWCILDNSEQNKGCYVYYPFEQMLALLKLESHLNQCEVIGEDLGIVPDEIKSALKSSNIYSNLLFYFEKNHIGEFIAPDEFEPHAMLMVANHDVPTFKAWWQKSDINLRHSLNLYSSADKCLEALAQRQSEKTKLLNWLNQYKSQSDVKELTLDSSHQHIYLSLLIILARTKVKLLTVQLDDLDDNELPVNIPGTDKEYPNWRRRLHNKPEKLFSENTFFKQLNQARKHYE
- a CDS encoding TonB-dependent receptor, producing MQSYLKISLLALCISASFQSNSQEVSKNNEIKDIERISITATRKESLDTDLAMSVHSINSDELKIDNGQHIAESLNSVSGVLIDQLAGGQGHKTAIRMPMNTSGYYLFLQDNVPIQSAAFFNHNALWWSSFNSNAARVEVLKGAGTALYGSGAVAATINVLSKPISKKPETDLSMTFGESEYNKMALSHSQNLDDNNGIRVSASHLSNQGWRDHTSSQRSEITARHEYTINDSQSLTTSVVMSDLEQEMAAGLSKDLFENNPTDSGLPQQVLENDPLRKSQYIKLSTQWDFYSGDNYYSAIGYIRHRTNDYTATWNANMPNNESQVNSLGLLALANWQHDNDANSIFGIDIELTEGEQFSNQPTDITTTGYGADTFLKGEIFYDDTTRYTGISPYFQHQRSLNQKLELTLGARYDYAKYDFDNHMSVIGDIGHGLQSIADRSDSFKHLSPKASLNYHLTDESSTYLRYANSFRLPTAGSLYHIKSSDTADNISSIEAEVSDTFELGYKNNLENVSIDLALFYMDVDDAIVRAYDDNGQRFLTNAGRVIHKGFEAAANWQVTTNFNISMAYSKADHEYDEFIIDEGRIKRGELVEKDLSGNSMVMAPEYLANLRLRYLPEAISGLSTMVEVQSIGEYWMDEENEQSYDGYTIANIKLNYDVTNKLSLNARVLNLTDKFYAQEAQVRYGKESYQPAAPRTAYFGLKYQW
- a CDS encoding isoamylase early set domain-containing protein; this translates as MLIKRFFKTKQEAEVTFEFNVSDVKKVQLVAEFNDWQPIDMKFIKKDKVYRTRVRLPRDKDFHFRYLINEDKWENDNHADAYIQNSFGSDNSVVNTYQV
- the glgB gene encoding 1,4-alpha-glucan branching protein GlgB, with the translated sequence MSEAMLITSQVYKPDYDTQVSALNLGVFSDPFSFLGVHKFNEDQYVLRCYIPGATKVFYETSKCKSAYSRYKNTDLFTLILNKSLFSQHYKLNINYPLSNEIHSDVYTFESTLDLNAMYLFNEGTLEQAYQHLGAHWQTLEQQIGVRFTLWAPNAKSVSLIGDFNHWNNKRHLMRKHPACGVWEIFIPDISEGQSYKFSIVTAQGDRLEKSDPFAFSMQIPSDTASVVPEQQALTGCNKTPKDINDLQYARELRNAVDKPISIYEVHAGSWQHDTQKLEQGLKGYLSYQQLSEKLVPYVKSLGFTHIQLMPISEFPFDGSWGYQPVGMYAPTSRFGSVADFQNLVDACHEHNIGLLIDWVPGHFPSDPHGLAKFDGSHLFEHADKRQGFHPDWNTHIYNYGRAEIQSFLISNAMFWFDNFAIDGLRVDAVASMLYLDYSRESGEWIPNQYGGRENLEAIELLKQVNQRCYGNYPGIMMAAEESTAWPGVTQFVEHGGLGFGYKWNMGWMNDSLNYMSKDPIYRAHHHNEMTFSLIYAFSENYILPLSHDEVVHGKGSLINKMPGDDWQKFANLRAYYAFMWAHPGKKLLFMGGEFAQYNEWDHDSSLDWHLLEFEPHKGMQQLIKNLNAVYQDHKPLYQLDNKQEGFKWIDGGNAGQSIFSFIRFAQNLDDHIVVISNMTPDTHQNFRIGVPSKCEYEVILNTDASEYWGSDFSKQSRYKPQLIQWQGFENSIYLDIPPLATLYLKRVD
- a CDS encoding 4Fe-4S cluster-binding domain-containing protein, which translates into the protein MFNCVEPQVVFQEVPNEVSLAFLVTGCPFACDGCHSQDSWTATSGVELDAKTFSNYLSQYKNLITCVVFFGGERQAHKLIAHLKLKQNQ
- a CDS encoding sialidase family protein, giving the protein MKFLLSVLFIIWCSSLAAHQHVMDSPDQAKLKTCQAQDVTCAKTVTIATHPNGDIWRVWANNNQMYYAISHDLGKHFGKAIKIKAINEKISARGENRPKIAFSNTGHVYLSWSKPGSKKYTGDIRFSYSQNGGQSFAKPITVNNDNLITGHSFNEMIVTQDQKLVLIWLDGRDKYKAKKAGHQFNGSSIYLAQANFENDLRVTFSNIKLAQGTCVCCRLTLVETDKNQVSIMYRDIFGDNIRDFSLINYDLNSNEIISRHRVTEDEWFINGCPHQGAGISKTASRLHLTWFNQGSKGKGVFYGYTDTLGKKISKPIPVGELSKQAVHPNIISNDKQVDIVWLEFNGVKHELWHKQSLDNGHSFQAPTLLTTSSTGADRPFLFKSKNGSNHVSWHKPKTAHWTTKL